One Gossypium hirsutum isolate 1008001.06 chromosome A11, Gossypium_hirsutum_v2.1, whole genome shotgun sequence genomic window carries:
- the LOC107923266 gene encoding AAA-ATPase ASD, mitochondrial, with product MISHLGSIFATLMFVWAVFQQYFPYQFRGYIEKYSQRLLSFVYPYVQITFNEFTGERLMRSEAYSAIENYLSSTSSSQAKRLKADIVKNNQSLVLRMDDHEEVADEFQGIKLWWASAKHVGKTQSFAFYPVTDEKRFYKLTFHKKHRDLIIGPYLKHVLKEGKAIKVRNRQRKLYTNNGSNWSHVVFEHPATFQTLAMEQDKKEEIMEDLITFSQAEEFYSRIGRAWKRGYLLYGPPGTGKSTMVAAMANLLGYDIYDLELTAVKDNTELRKLLIETSSKSIIVIEDIDCSLDLTGQRRPKKEKKDEAEEMKQHPMHKASIEEAKSGQVTLSGLLNFIDGLWSACGGERLIVFTTNFVEKLDPALIRKGRMDKHIELSYCGFEAFKVLAKNYQKVDSHKLFGRIQDLLREVRITPADVAEHLMPKTASRDLQTCFESLIQALESAKQAQDSNKEETALIQGLSEKSVQ from the coding sequence ATGATTTCCCACCTAGGCTCCATATTTGCCACTTTAATGTTTGTTTGGGCAGTTTTCCAGCAATATTTCCCATACCAATTTCGAGGCTATATCGAAAAATACTCCCAAAGATTGCTTAGTTTTGTCTATCCTTACGTTCAGATTACTTTCAATGAGTTCACAGGTGAACGTCTGATGAGGAGCGAAGCATATTCCGCCATCGAAAACTACCTTAGTTCCACTTCCTCTTCACAAGCTAAGAGACTCAAAGCTGACATAGTGAAGAACAATCAGTCTCTGGTTCTTCGCATGGATGACCATGAAGAAGTTGCAGATGAATTTCAAGGTATAAAGCTGTGGTGGGCTTCTGCCAAACATGTTGGCAAAACACAGTCGTTTGCTTTCTATCCTGTCACGGATGAGAAAAGGTTTTACAAGCTTACTTTCCATAAAAAACACAGGGATTTGATCATCGGGCCTTACCTCAAACATGTTTTGAAAGAAGGTAAGGCTATCAAGGTAAGGAACAGGCAAAGGAAGCTTTATACAAACAATGGGTCGAATTGGAGCCATGTTGTGTTTGAGCAccctgcaacttttcaaacacTAGCAATGGAACAGGACAAGAAGGAGGAGATTATGGAAGATTTGATTACTTTCAGCCAAGCAGAAGAGTTTTATTCGAGAATTGGGAGGGCTTGGAAGAGGGGTTATCTTCTTTATGGTCCACCAGGGACTGGTAAATCCACCATGGTTGCTGCAATGGCTAATCTTTTAGGGTACGACATTTATGATCTTGAGTTAACTGCTGTGAAAGACAACACAGAACTGAGGAAACTGTTGATTGAAACGTCAAGCAAGTCGATCATTGTTATCGAAGACATCGATTGTTCACTCGATTTAACTGGTCAAAGGAggccaaaaaaggagaaaaaggatGAAGCTGAAGAGATGAAACAACATCCAATGCACAAGGCAAGCATAGAAGAAGCTAAAAGTGGTCAGGTTACACTGTCGGGGTTGTTGAATTTCATTGATGGGCTATGGTCAGCTTGTGGGGGTGAAAGATTGATAGTATTCACGACCAACTTTGTTGAGAAACTTGATCCAGCTTTGATTCGAAAAGGTCGAATGGACAAACATATAGAATTGTCGTATTGTGGATTTGAAGCATTCAAGGTGTTGGCTAAAAACTATCAGAAGGTCGACTCTCATAAGTTGTTCGGCAGGATTCAGGATTTGTTGAGAGAAGTTAGAATAACTCCAGCTGATGTTGCTGAGCATTTGATGCCAAAAACTGCATCAAGGGATCTTCAAACTTGTTTCGAAAGCCTGATCCAGGCTCTAGAATCTGCAAAGCAAGCACAAGACAGTAACAAAGAAGAGACAGCATTGATCCAGGGATTGTCTGAAAAATCAGTTCAATAA